Proteins from a genomic interval of Quercus robur chromosome 9, dhQueRobu3.1, whole genome shotgun sequence:
- the LOC126700258 gene encoding disease resistance protein Roq1-like isoform X3, with protein MSLLAIQLNDVRIIGVWGMGGIGKTTLARFVYHKIFNYFDGGSFITNIREESEKHGLLSLQQKLICEILMERSMNIQDVDKGVLLIKRIMCNKRILLVLDDVNQLNQLQKLAGKLNWFGPGSRVIITTRDESLLRRHNIFRIYEVKVLNNDDAFHLFRLKAFMSDCPTNGYLKLSKQFVNYANGLPLAIEVLGSFLFNRSKKEWESALNRLNEFPDKDVMKILQISFDGLNETEKEIFLHIACFFNMKENYYVEKILDNLGFDPRFGLRVLIERSLLKEFQTKYKMHELLQTMGQSIVRKEHPQEPGRWSRLWIYNDIHNVLVKNSGTRENQGLVLERSKVEKLREYERRYWNLEAFSKMPNLKLLIIHGVQLLHGPKHLPNKLRLLDWSKYPSKSLPSDFQPVELVELHLLHSKIERLWKGAKYLNKLKFINLKGSLNLVATPDFTGVPNLEKLVFKGCINLCEVHPSIMVLKWLTLLDLENCKSLRSLPSKFEMVSLETLILSGCSKIERIPEFMGNMECLSKLHLDGTAITKLPSSIERMTNLQELSFRGCKGPPSKLWNKLFPLNLLPRRSQNPVSLLLPRLLVLGMCPLTTLDLRDCNLQSIPNDIGNLSLIRYLNLNENHFSCLPESIVQLSDLSEIHLRNCTRLRSLPQLPSTTDWIEADGCTSLETFPNGIEPQDFAQTHLLFFDCFKLANNMLFNVLRMLLAFHQEICKQSAILGSCAAFNVVFPGSEIPKWFKHQSAGNVVNAQVTHPNKNVNIQVPSRSSNKWIGIALCVVFSCPYSYASELPDFLRCHILINKHEGSYFNLGICARLDGSKSLHLWMSYIPSQMFNENERVVLSQSDENGFIQMEVKFQWDFNPGIKFKKCGFRLLYEQDIEDIKEMISAHDCHDFDNSTEGIKIKRSRDEYEGAGASGEGSSNNVPHSKRIER; from the exons ATGTCACTTTTGGCTATACAATTAAACGATGTTCGCATCATAGGGGTTTGGGGGATGGGAGGAATTGGTAAGACAACTCTTGCTAGATTTGTCTATCATaagatttttaattattttgacggTGGTAGTTTTATCACTAATATTAGAGAAGAATCTGAAAAACATGGTTTACTTTCATTAcaacaaaaacttatttgtgaaattttgatGGAGAGAAGTATGAATATTCAAGATGTTGATAAAGGAGTTCTTTTGATCAAGCGTATCATGTGCAATAAAAggattcttcttgttcttgatgaTGTAAATCAATTGaaccaattacaaaaattagcTGGGAAGCTTAATTGGTTTGGTCCAGGTAGTAGAGTTATTATCACAACTAGAGATGAGTCTTTGTTGAGAAGACATAACATATTTAGAATATATGAGGTTAAAGTATTGAATAATGATGATGCTTTTCATCTTTTTAGGTTGAAAGCTTTTATGAGCGATTGTCCTACCAATGGTTATCTAAAGTTGTCTAAACAGTTTGTAAATTATGCTAACGGCCTTCCATTAGCTATTGAGGTTTTGGGTTCTTTTTTGTTCAATAGAAGTAAGAAAGAATGGGAAAGTGCATTAAATAGGCTCAACGAATTTCCTGATAAAGATGTTATGAAAATACTTCAAATAAGTTTTGATGGACTTAATGAAACGGAAAAGGAAATCTTTCTAcatattgcatgtttctttaATATGAAGGAAAACTATTATGTGGAAAAAATACTAGATAATCTTGGCTTTGACCCTAGATTTGGTTTAAGGGTCCTCATTGAAAGGTCACTTTTAAAAGAATTTCAAACTAAATACAAGATGCATGAACTATTACAAACAATGGGTCAAAGCATAGTTCGTAAAGAGCATCCTCAAGAACCGGGGAGGTGGAGCAGATTATGGATATACAATGACATTCACAATGTATTGGTGAAAAATTCG GGAACAAGAGAAAATCAAGGCCTAGTCTTAGAGCGTTCAAAAGTTGAAAAACTACGTGAATATGAAAGAAGATATTGGAACCTAGAAGCCTTTTCAAAGATGCCTAACCTTAAATTGCTTATAATTCATGGTGTTCAACTTTTGCATGGCCCCAAGCATCTTCCTAATAAATTAAGACTTCTTGATTGGAGTAAGTATCCTTCAAAGTCTTTGCCATCAGATTTTCAACCAGTTGAGCTTGTTGAACTTCACTTGTTGCATAGCAAAATTGAACGGCTTTGGAAAGGGGCAAAG TACTTGAACAAGTTAAAGTTCATCAACTTGAAAGGTTCTTTAAATCTCGTTGCAACCCCTGACTTCACTGGAGTTCCCAATCTTGAGAAATTGGTTTTTAAAGGTTGTATAAATTTATGTGAGGTTCACCCATCTATTATGGTTCTTAAATGGCTTACTCTTCTTGATCTAGAAAACTGCAAAAGCCTTAGAAGTCTTCCAAGCAAGTTTGAAATGGTGTCTCTTGAGACTCTTATTCTTTCTGGCTGTTCAAAAATCGAGAGAATTCCAGAATTTATGGGAAATATGGAATGCTTATCAAAACTTCACTTAGATGGCACTGCTATTACTAAACTTCCCTCTTCAATTGAACGTATGACTAATCTTCAAGAACTATCATTTCGTGGATGTAAAGGTCCACCATCTAAACTATGGAATAAGCTTTTTCCCTTAAATTTATTGCCAAGAAGAAGCCAAAATCCTGTGAGCTTGTTATTGCCTCGCCTTTTAGTTTTGGGTATGTGTCCTTTAACGACATTGGACTTGAGGGACTGTAATCTTCAATCAATCCCTAATGATATTGGAAACTTATCTTTAATAAGGTACTTGAATCTAAACGAAAATCACTTTAGTTGCCTTCCTGAAAGTATTGTGCAACTATCTGATTTGTCGGAAATTCATTTACGCAATTGCACAAGACTTCGTTCATTGCCACAATTGCCATCAACGACTGATTGGATTGAAGCAGATGGTTGTACCTCATTGGAAACATTTCCAAATGGAATTGAACCACAGGATTTCGCCCAAACACATCTTTTGTTCTTCGATTGCTTCAAATTGGCTAATAACATGTTATTTAATGTTTTGAGAATGCTACTAGCATTTcatcag GAAATCTGCAAGCAATCTGCAATATTGGGTAGCTGTGCTGCCTTTAATGTTGTTTTTCCAGGAAGTGAAATTCCGAAATGGTTTAAACATCAGAGTGCGGGGAATGTAGTTAATGCACAAGTTACTCATCCGAACAAAAATGTGAATATACAAGTGCCTTCTCGTTCAAGTAATAAGTGGATTGGAATAGCTCTTTGTGTTGTTTTTTCATGCCCCTATTCTTATGCTTCTGAACTTCCGGATTTTTTGAGATGTCACATTCTAATCAATAAACATGAAGGTTCATACTTTAATTTAGGCATTTGCGCTAGACTGGATGGGAGTAAATCACTTCACCTTTGGATGTCCTATATACCCTCTCAAATGtttaatgagaatgagagagTAGTATTGAGCCAAAGTGATGAGAATGGATTCATACAGATGGAGGTTAAATTTCAATGGGATTTCAACCCAGGTATTAAGTTTAAGAAATGTGGGTTTCGTCTACTATATGAACAAGACATCGAAGATATCAAAGAAATGATATCGGCTCATGATTGTCATGATTTTGACAACTCAACTGAAGGAATCAAAATTAAGCGAAGCCGTGATGAATATGAAGGGGCTGGAGCTAGTGGAGAAGGCAGCTCTAACAATGTCCCACACTCAAAGAGGATTGAAAGATAG